ATTCCAATTAGCTTATGTCCATCCTGCTTCATTAATTCTGCCATAAAATCAACTAAAACACCAAGCTCGTCACGAATAAAGCGGAACGTTTTTTTATCATCTGCATCTCTTTGTATGTATCGTCCGTGGCGGACTGCTAACCGATCCATAAGCTTAGGCTCTCTTAGCTTAATTATTTTTATTGTGTCCATTGTATTTAAAATTGACTCTAAGCGTTGAATACGTTCGTTATCTTCTGCTTTTATTAGCAGACCTCTACGGCCAGCATCAATTCCATTGATCGTCACAATATTGATTTTTAACATACCTAGCAATGAGGAAATATCACCTAGTAGACCAGGGCGGTTTTTCTGTATTTCATATTCTAGATACCATTCTTTTTCTCCAACATTACCCCTCCATCTCCAGTCAAGAGATATTTATCCCCTTTTTTTCACTCTAGGTACTATAATAAATGATTTTGAATGAAGATGAAAGGAAAAACAAAACAAGCTATCCATATTTAAGGAATATCATTATTATGGTCAAATTATCCATTAAAAAAGAGAGGAATTCCTCTCTTTTTAAAATCAGCTTATCACTGAGTTCCATCATTGGAGACAAGCTTCACCATGAGATTAGCGATCGCATGCTGCTCATCCAGGAGATGCAACTGACCATAAGTCAGCTAGAATCTTTTCCTGCTCGTTTTTTGGCTCAACCTGCTTTGCCAAATAATCACCAATTTGATAAGCAAGATCTGTAACGATTTCCTTGTTCATCCCTGTGTTTTGAGCTTGATGAAGACGATCTCCTAAGAAATCCTTCCATTGTGACCAGTTATCTAAAACAGACATCGTGAAACCTCCTTAAAAAGTAGTCGTTGTTATTTTGTTTAAAGAGGGTAGATTCTATACATTGGTTTTATAAAATCATTCGTTATTTTAAGCTTGGATGTTGATTCCCGCTCCAATCAACAATTAGTTAAATATACCAGCCACCATTTATACTAAGTGTTTGACCTGTTATGTAGACGGCTTGATCGGATAGAAGGAATGCAACGGCATCGCTAATATTTTCCAGGTGTGCCGAGTTTCCCTACCAGGTATATCAGCCTTGAGCATTTCTAATTCTTGATCATTAAACTGGCTTAGCATTTCTGTATAGATTGCGCCTGGAGCAATCGCATTGGCCCGGATACCATTTAGTGCTACCTCTTTACTTAACGCCTTTATAAAGGACAATTGCCCCCCTTTAACCGTTGAATAAGCCACTTCACAGGCTGCGCCCGTTTGTCCCCAAATCGAAGAGATCACAATAATATTTCCCTGTCTCTTAGCCAGCATTTTCGGAAGTAATTCTTTTGTCAAAAGCATTGGTGTCCGCAGGTGCAGAGTCATTAAATAATCCAGATCGTTTTCAGCCAAATCAACAAGTAAACCATAATGACTACTGCCGCTATTATGAACAATTGCATCAATCCCGAAAATATTTGCCGCTACTTGTTTGTAACCGTCTGGTTCTGCTAAATTGGCTTGGATTGGGATGTATTCTCCCGGAAATTTCTTAAGCTGTGTCAAGAGCTCCTGTATCGCCCCTTCATTTTGGTGATAATGTAAATACAACGAATACCCTTCCTCGGCAAGCTTCAGAGCGATCGCTCGTCCAATTCCCCCACTAGCACCTGTAATTAATACATATTTTTTCATTTCTTCTCCTCCAGAATTTGCTCTATCTATTGAAAAAAGCGTCGAGGCTTTCCGACGCTTTCACGTATTCTATTTTGAGTTTGGTACTACTTGGCAAACTGCAAATCGCTCTTGTGAAACAAGCTCTGAACATGCTGCCTTAACATCTTCTAGCGTTATTTGTTCAAGTGTTGGCACGACCGCAAATAGGTCCATCTCATTGAAGGCGTAGCGTGTAAATTGATTCGCTATATATTCAGGCGAGTTAACCGCTCGTAGGAATGCCCCAATTTTTTTCTTTTTCGAGCGACTTAATGCTTCCTCCGAGAAGGCATTGCCATTCTTTGCGTCAAAAAACATTGCTTTAAGCGTTTCAGCCAACTTATCTGGTTCATTTGTATCGCCACCGACCATTGCAAACCCAAAGCCCTTTTCTAATGTGTAATCAAACGAAAACGTTTCATCAATTAAACCTTCACTATATAACTTGTGATAGTTTTCAGTGCTTTTACTAAACAAGAGATCCATTAAGACATTCACCGTTAATTCGTGCTTGAGCATCTGCTCCCCAGCTAAATCAACATTTGGAGCCTTAATCCCGACTAAGCATTTTGAAGTTTGGACATTCATCTTTAATACCTTGTTTGGTTCAGCAACTGGAGCCGGCTCAGCATCGTATTTTCGCTGAATGTCTGTCTGCTTGTCATATTTTTTCTTCGCTTGGTTGTCAACCACCTGCTTCATGATTGCCTCAGGATCTACAGGACCAACAATGAACAGCAACATATTACTAGGATGATAAAAGGTATGGTAGCATTCATACAGCATATCCTTGGTAATGTGAGAAATCGACTCGATTGTTCCCGCAATATCAATTTTTACCGGGTGCGTATGGTACATACTCTCGATGAGACCAAAATATAGACGCCAATCGGGATTGTCATCATACATCGTTATTTCCTGGCCAATAATTCCTTTTTCCTTTTCAACAGTTTGCTCAGAAAAATATGGTTCTTGAACAAAGTCAATTAACGTTTCTAAGTTTCTCTCAACATCTGCAGTACTTGAAAATAAATAAGCCGTCCAGGGTAAAGGATGTAAATGCATTTGCAGATGCACCTTGTCGACTAAATTGCTGAAACACATCGCCATCTTCTTTTTCGAACAGTTTATGCTCAAGGAAATGGGCTATTCCATCTGGGACCTTAGCAAAATCTGATTTTCCATGCGCAACAAAATGATTATCAATCGACCCGTACTTCGTTGTAAACGTAGCAAACGTTTTGTTAAACCCTTTTTTTGGTAAAATGTAAACATCTAAACCATTATCCATTTTTTGATAAAATAATTCTTCTTGGAGCTGGTCAAAGGTTATTTTCTCCATCATTTGCCCGCCTCCGTTCCAGTTAGAAAATAAATGGTGTCTAGCTCTATTTTTTCAGCAACCTTAATGATTTGCTCACGGTTCGTTTTATCCATTTGCTCAAGCCATTCAGACAAGGCAATATTCGTGTGAGAAACAACATTATGGTAAAGGATTTCAATCATACCACGAGATGTATCAATGGTTTCAAGCAATTGGTTTTTTATCACAGCTTTTGTTTGCTCTAGCTCCTGGTCGGTAAAATCTCCTTGTTTCATCGCTTGCATTTGCTCTTTAATAATCGATACCGCTTGATCATAATGATTATGGTCGATACCCGACATCACCATCATTAGCCCTTTATGGCTTTCAAGTCGACTAGCACAGTAGTACGCTAGGCTGGCTTTTTCTCGGACATTAATGAAAAGCTTGGAGTGTGAGAAGCCGCCATAAATACCATTAAACACCTGCAGCGCAAAATAATCCTCATCACCGTAAGCTACATTAGTGCGATAACCAATATTCAGCTTTCCTTGCTTTACATCTTGAACTTCCTGTACTTCCTTCACTTCAAGTGACTGATAGGTTCGGTGATTTTCGGCTGTTTTAGGTGTTCTTGCTTCAAATTGCAAAAGCTCATTTGCAATTGCTTGAACTTCCTCGGCTTTAACATCACCAATCACATAAAAGTCCATTTCGTCTTCGGAAAAAGCTTGCTGGTAATATTGATAGAGTCGTTGGGGTGTAATTTTGTCGACATCCTCCATCTGACCATGCACACTTAAGGCATACGGCTCTTCTTTACACATTTCTTCTACCAATCGGAAGCTTGAATAGCGCATTTTATCATCATATACAGATTGAATCCGTTGCTTCAGCGTTCGCTTTTCACTTTCCACTGTTGTTTGGTCAAATGTTGAATTGTCAGCGTTCGGCTTCGTTAATATTTCAGAAAAAAACTCAATTGCTTTCTTTAATAATGGTGTAGGGTCAGATAAAAACTTTTCATTAGCTACTTCTAATGAAAAGCTAATGATATGGTATTCTCCCTTTTTTGCTAAATCAACATAAAGGGAGGCGCCGTATAATTCATCTAAATATGAACGTAAATGGGTAGTTGATGGGTAGGCTTTTGAGCTACTTTGTAACACATATGGTAAAAGTGCTCGCAGTGTATTATCTTCCTTATTCAGAGGGGATTTCATTTTCCAAACAAAGGTATTGGTTTTGTATTTTTCCGTTTGCACGATATGTAGCCTGTAGCCGTGCATTTCTTTTACAGTTTCAGAAATCACAGTCATCATGAGCCCTCCTAAAATAAGTCTTCCTATAATAACGTATGTAAAAAGTTGTCATGTTATTTTTTATCTTACCCAAATTCCTTATAATCTTACAACTCATTTGCTGCTTTCATACCTTTAAACCTTTAAATACTTGTCTAGAGTATGAAAAAATCCTCCAAGTTCGGAGGATTTTCGTGTTCGTTATCGTTTAGCTGAATCAAATGGTTCCCGGCTGCTTTTGGTGCTTGTGATGATTTTGAGAAAGCAACTAAGGCAATTAAGGTAACCACGTATGGAAATGTCTTTAGGATAATTGGTGGAATGACAGCAAACTCAGGGATAACCTGTGATACGTTTGCAATCGTACTCGCAAACCCAAAGAAGAAGGTGGCTCCTAACACGCCATATGGTCTCCATTGTCCAAAAATCAAGGCAGCCAGCGCTAAAAATCCTAAACCTGAAACGGTACCTGTAAATTCGCCGGCATACGTTACAATAATCAACGCACCACCAAGGCCGGCAAAAGCACCGGAAATGATGACACCACTATAACGAATACCACGTACATTCACTCCTGCTGCTTCAGCTGCTTGTGGATACTCCCCACAAGCTCGTAATCGAAGTCCGTACTTTGTCTTATATAAGATAAAAGTACTTACAACAAGAACCAATAAAATAAACCATGTTGTTGGATAGGTCTTTGTAAAGAATAAATTTCCTATAACTGGTATAGATGAAAGAACCGGAATATCCATTGGTGAAAACCCACTCGTTAAGCGAATGTTCCCACTACCAGTAATATTTCGTGCTAAAAATACAGTTAACGCTGAGGCAATTAAGTTAATGGCTGTACCACTAATAATTTGATTCGCACTTAAATTAATGCTGGCAAATGCATGCAGCAACGAAAACAGGATGCCTGCCACCATTGCCGCTAACAATCCAACCCATAATACCCATGTTTGATTGGGATAGGTTTGTTGAAGAGAGTAAATAGAAAGCGCACTAGAGAAGGCTCCAATGACCATCAATCCCTCTAAGCCAATGTTGACAACACCGCTTCGTTCACTAAATAGCCCCCCTAAAGCAGTGATAAGAAGAGGGATCGTAAATACAATCGCATATGGAAAGATTTGTTGAATGATTGTCCACATCTTATGATTCCCCCTTCTTTACATCAGGGACAACAATTTCTTTACTAGAACGTGTCTTCCAAAATCTTTTAAGCACTCGCTCAATGAGGATACTGGTTGCAGCAAAATAAATTATAATGGCGATAATCGTGTTTGCTAACTCGGGTGGAATTTCAGTCATCGCATTCATAAACCCAGTACCTGAGTATAAAATACCAAAAAGAATGGCTGCAAAAAATACACCGATAGGCGTATTTGCACCTAATAGAGAGACGGCGATTCCATCATACCCAGCAGTTGGCAATATCCCAATCTGAATGGTTGAGGCATTTCCAGCATACAATGCTACTCCACCAAGACCAGCAAGCGCTCCGGAAATCAGCATCGAAAGAATAATATTTCGATTTACATGCATACCTGCATATTCTGCAGCATGTCGGTTAAAGCCAACCGCTTTTAACTCAAAGCCTAAAGTTGTTTTATTAATGATAAAAGCAACGATAATGACTGCAATAACAGCTAAGAAAATTCCTAAGTTAATATAAGATCCATCAAACATTTCTGTCAAAAACGGCACTTTTAATGTAGCTGCATCCAGGTAATTTACGGGATTCTGTTTCCAGGAATTCACCTTTGAAATAACTCGGCACCACATAATAAACCGTCCAATAGGCAATCCAGTTCATCATAATCGTTGAGACAACCTCGTGCACGTTGAATTTAGCCTTAAACAACCGGGGATAAACGCCCAAAGCGCACCACCCGCAAATCCTGCTAAAATCATAACCAATAGGAGTATCGGTCTAGAAAAATCATAAGTTAAGCCGACTGCGGAAGCACAAAGACCACCGATTAGCATTTGACCAGACGCACCGATATTAAACAGGCCAGTCCAGGAAGGCAAAGGCTACTGACAGCCCTGTGAAGACTAATGGAGTTGCAGTCGCTAATGTATCCCCAATTCGAGCAATATTCTTCAATGCCCCTTGGAATAAATACATATACCCTTCAATCGGATTACTGCCGATAAAGAGCATTAGTATTCCACCAGCAATTAATCCTAAGATAATGGCGATTATTGATACGATGAAGTTTCTCATACGCTTCTCTCCTTACTAACACCAGCCATCATTAACCCTACTTCATTTTCATTTGTTTCAGAAGCATTAACGATTCCGACAAGCTCTCCGTTATTAACAATTGCAATACGATCCGATAGCTGTAATACTTCATCCAGTTCTAAAGATACTAACAGGACGGCATTCCCTTTATCTCGATGTTCAATTAATCTTTTATGAATATACTCAATCGAGCCGACGTCCAGTCCGCGCGTCGGTTGAACAGCAATTAGAAGATTTGGATCGAGCTCAATTTCACGACCAATAATCGCCTTTTGCTGATTTCCACCAGACAGTGTTCTAGCAATAGAGGCAGCCCCTTCACCTGAACGGACATCAAAATTATCTAAAATTTTCTTCGCATATTTGCGAATAGCTCCCCCGTTTAAAAGACCGTACTTGGCAAATGGCGGCTTTTTATAAACTTCTAAAACCATATTTGATTCAAGCGTATAGTCTAAAACAAGACCTCTTTTTTGACGGTCTTCAGGGATGTGACCAATCCCTTTTTCTATTCGTTGATAGATCGGGATATTCGTGATTTCTTCACCATTCACATAGATTTTTCCTGATTCCACCTTGCGAAGACCGGTAATCGATTCAACAAGCTCTGATTGACCATTCCCTTCAACACCTGCGATTCCAACAATTTCTCCCTTTTTCACTTCGAGTGAGAAATCCTTAAGCCCCATTACTTTTCGATTGTTTTTAGCAGAAACAGAATCTATTTTAAGTACCACTTCACCAGGTGTACTTTCTTTC
The DNA window shown above is from Bacillus sp. T3 and carries:
- the yfmF gene encoding EF-P 5-aminopentanol modification-associated protein YfmF, which encodes MTVISETVKEMHGYRLHIVQTEKYKTNTFVWKMKSPLNKEDNTLRALLPYVLQSSSKAYPSTTHLRSYLDELYGASLYVDLAKKGEYHIISFSLEVANEKFLSDPTPLLKKAIEFFSEILTKPNADNSTFDQTTVESEKRTLKQRIQSVYDDKMRYSSFRLVEEMCKEEPYALSVHGQMEDVDKITPQRLYQYYQQAFSEDEMDFYVIGDVKAEEVQAIANELLQFEARTPKTAENHRTYQSLEVKEVQEVQDVKQGKLNIGYRTNVAYGDEDYFALQVFNGIYGGFSHSKLFINVREKASLAYYCASRLESHKGLMMVMSGIDHNHYDQAVSIIKEQMQAMKQGDFTDQELEQTKAVIKNQLLETIDTSRGMIEILYHNVVSHTNIALSEWLEQMDKTNREQIIKVAEKIELDTIYFLTGTEAGK
- a CDS encoding ABC transporter permease; its protein translation is MWTIIQQIFPYAIVFTIPLLITALGGLFSERSGVVNIGLEGLMVIGAFSSALSIYSLQQTYPNQTWVLWVGLLAAMVAGILFSLLHAFASINLSANQIISGTAINLIASALTVFLARNITGSGNIRLTSGFSPMDIPVLSSIPVIGNLFFTKTYPTTWFILLVLVVSTFILYKTKYGLRLRACGEYPQAAEAAGVNVRGIRYSGVIISGAFAGLGGALIIVTYAGEFTGTVSGLGFLALAALIFGQWRPYGVLGATFFFGFASTIANVSQVIPEFAVIPPIILKTFPYVVTLIALVAFSKSSQAPKAAGNHLIQLNDNEHENPPNLEDFFIL
- a CDS encoding ABC transporter ATP-binding protein, yielding MDYVVEMLNIRKEFPGIVANDNITLTLKKGEIHALLGENGAGKSTLMGVLFGMYQPEKGQVKIRGKEVRIANPNVANRLGIGMVHQHFKLVDNFTVTENIILGSEPLKGLSLDIDKASKRIAELSKHYGLNVDPHAKIEDISVGMQQRVEIMKMLYREAEVLIFDEPTAVLTPNEIEELMKIMRNLIKEGKSIIIITHKLKEIKAVADRCTVIRRGKGIGTVNVADASEASLAEMMVGRHVSFKVDKKESTPGEVVLKIDSVSAKNNRKVMGLKDFSLEVKKGEIVGIAGVEGNGQSELVESITGLRKVESGKIYVNGEEITNIPIYQRIEKGIGHIPEDRQKRGLVLDYTLESNMVLEVYKKPPFAKYGLLNGGAIRKYAKKILDNFDVRSGEGAASIARTLSGGNQQKAIIGREIELDPNLLIAVQPTRGLDVGSIEYIHKRLIEHRDKGNAVLLVSLELDEVLQLSDRIAIVNNGELVGIVNASETNENEVGLMMAGVSKERSV